A window of Flammeovirga kamogawensis genomic DNA:
ACCCTCTTAACTACCTTAAAAACAAAGCATTTAAATTAAATAAATATTTACTTCTTTACTTTAAAACACAATTACTTCTACTTGCTTCCTCAAAATTATTTTGTTAACTTCTACTAATACTGACCTAAAAATTTAACAATCCATGAGAAAAATAATCTGTTACATTGCTACAAGTATTGACGGGAAAATAGCTGATTCTAAAGGTGGTATAGAATGGCTAGATGATTTTACAAACCCCGAAAAAGAACAATATGGTTATCAAGATTTTTTTGATAGTATTGATACCACAATTATGGGGAACTCGACCTATCAGAAAATTCAAAGTCTAGATGTAGAATTCCCATATGCTGGCAAGCGTAATTTTGTGATTACTAAATCTAGCGAAAGTGATAATGATGCACATGTTACTTTTTTGCATGAAGATATAATTGAACAAATTAAAGTTTTAAAAGAAGAAGAAAATGAGCAAAATATTTGGCTTGTAGGTGGAGGAAAAGTGAATGCACTTTTAGAAGATCATAGACTTATTGATGAACTCCGCTTATTTATTATACCCGTAGTTTTAGGCACTGGTATTCCTCTT
This region includes:
- a CDS encoding dihydrofolate reductase family protein, whose protein sequence is MRKIICYIATSIDGKIADSKGGIEWLDDFTNPEKEQYGYQDFFDSIDTTIMGNSTYQKIQSLDVEFPYAGKRNFVITKSSESDNDAHVTFLHEDIIEQIKVLKEEENEQNIWLVGGGKVNALLEDHRLIDELRLFIIPVVLGTGIPLFQPIGTKTTFDLISSKQYKSGIIELRYIRK